The DNA segment CACACTCACGGTGGTCAAGTTGTCATCCCTGGTTTTGGCACAATTTCCAAATTGTACGAAGATGTTTTCTACAGCATTCCCAAAACGATCCGCAGCGCCATTCCGTCTATGAGAAAACATTGCCACCGAGTGGTGCAGCATTGGGAATGGGCCAGCGGCTTACATCAAGTCGGAGATAATTTGCTTTACGTCAACCGGGGTCTCGGCACTTATCTCCCTGGGCGGCTCTTTTGTCCACCGGAAGTCACTGCGATTACCCTCGTTTGCCAGGACGCATGAGGACGTGATGCGCTATTGCCTTGGAGTTGGCTGCCCGCTCAGGTCGTTTATCCTAAATCAGCAGGGCGATCTAATATTAGACAACGGTTGAGCTAGCGGCAATACGCTTCAGCGCTCTGAGTAGAACGAACTGTTACCTGAGCTCCCTGGCGAACCACAAATTCGCTTAAGCCTACCTGAGCGGGGTGATTTGGCTCAACCCGTTGCCAATCCGATTGACTACCCCAGTCATAGGTGTATCCCAGTTGAGTCCAGGGATAAGACTTACCCGTAGCGGGGTAGCGACTGGCAAACTGAGCGCTAAACCACTCCTGATAACTCGGCGGGGTTGTGGCAAACTCATTCAGCGGAAATTCTAAGGTTGCCTCGCGATCGCTAATGTCAGGGTCAGGCGTGGGACGAAACAGGTGTCTCGGTTCTACCCACAATTCCACGATGTATCGGGACTGGTTCGCTGCATCTGGAGGCAATCCCAACAGTTGGTTGAGTCGATAGGCTAGGGAGACTTTCTGGGTAGGACGGTAGGTTTTGCAGAAATTTTGTAAATCGGGAGCCGCTGTCACCCAAAGATCGAGAGGCAAACGTATCAAACCACCCACTCGGCTGGCGTACCCAGAATAAGTGGTCCACACTGTGACTAAAACGCGGCTTCGATCCCAAACTAAAGCAGGGTTGTACCAAACAATGGGTGTGAGGTTACGGTAAATTTCCTGCGGCTCTGCTAATTTGGCATCCTCAATCGCCTCTACATAGGCGGGCGGCAACGGTGACTGGTTGGTGGGTTTGCTACTCCCCTGAGCTAGAGTAGGAATTCCTAGAAGGGTTTCCGTGAGGCTGATCAGCAAAACTGCCCAGGAAAGAATGGCATATTTGTGGCGATCGCGGATTTGATGCATACTCATGCATCTAAAAGTACATGCCTAGCTCTAGACCTACGGAATCCAGATTAAAAAATTTACAACTGGACCAGAAACAAAAAACCCCCAGCCGAAGCCAGGGATTGAATTCAGGGTGCATCTACCATTCCTTTCTTCTAAGAAGGTGGGGCTCTATCCGGAATAAATGGCAGGATTAGAAATGAAATTTTGATTTAAGAGCGATCGCACAACAGATAGATGAGCACCATAGAAGTCACCCACCTGTTTACCTATTTCATCAAAGGGCTAACCCCTCATGCTGGCGATCGCGTCTCGCTCCAAGCAGGCCACGGCATTCCAGGCGATCGCGGCTTTGCCCTGATGTATGCCGATGCAGCCTCAATGGAGTCAGAAGCCGAAGTGCCGTGGATGAGGAAAAACAATTTTGCCATGCAAGCTGACTGGCCTGGTTTAGCCAGCCTCACTTGCGAGTATGACCCAGTCACCAGCCAGTTAATGGTGAAGCAGCAAGGGGTAGAGTTATTAGCTGAAGCGACTAACACACCCAAAGGGCGCGATCGCATTGGCGCTTTTTTTACCGGATACTTAGCGGCGCTGCAACCCACTGCCACCGCTCGCCATCCCGAAAAAACACCTTTGCGTTTAGTCGGAGACGGCAATAGCACCCGCTACCCTGACCGCGATCCTGTCCATATTTCGCTGATCAACCAAGCTAGCTTAGAAGATTTAGGCCAGAAGTTAGGACATGCCGTTGATCCGCGCCGCTTCCGACCCAACGTTATGCTCACAGGCATTCCTGCTTGGGAAGAGTTGAGTTGGGTCGGCAAAACCTTTCAACTGGGTACTGCTCAAGTGGCAATCGCAGCGCCGATCAACCGTTGTGTCAATGTTGATGTCAATCCAGATACAGGCATGCAAGATTGCTCCATTTTCGCGGCGTTGCAACCCACCTTAGGTCATCGTCAAACCGGAGTTCTGGCTACAGTCCTTCAAAGTGGCACGGTGACAATTGGCGATCGCTTGATCGAAGTGACATCCTCTTAATTGCGGACTTTCTTGCTGGGGCGGCCGATGTAGAATCCGCGCTTTTGCTCTATAGAGAACCTTGAATAGTGGGCATACTAGGGCAGATTATAAACAAAAACTTTATTCACTAGAAGTTCACTACAAAGCTTCTATTCACCCCCAATGCAGTCTGCCCCAGACTAGAAGTGCCCAGCATGAGTTCTGTCTCTCCAGATGCTCCTCTAATTCTCATTGTCGATGACAATAAAACGGCGCGATCGCTGTTACGAGAAACCATGGAGGAAGAAGGATACCGAGTCGCCGAAGCGCGAGACGGAGAGCAGTGTTTGACGATTTATGCTCGCCTCCGCCCAGATATTGTCTTGCTCGATGCCATCATGCCTGTAATGGATGGCTTCACCTGTTGCCGTCAGCTCAAAACATTACCAGGAGGCGATCGCACCCCTCTATTGGTGATCACCGGACTAGATGACCAAGCTTCGGTTGATCAAGCTTTTGCCGCAGGAGCTACGGACTACATCACCAAACCGATCCATTGGGCCGTGTTGCGGCAAAGGGTGCGGCGGTTGCTTCAAGCCAGCAAAGCGATGGTAGAACTGCACCAACAAACCGAGTGGGAACACTTGATGGGAGTGATTTCGCAACGCATTCGGCAATCGCTCAATTTAGAAGATATTCTCAACACTACAGTTGTCGAGGTACGACAGTTTCTTCAAACCGATCGCGTCAGCGTTTATCGTTTTGAACCTGACTGGAGTGGCACGATCGCAGTCGAATCGGTTGGAAGCGAATGGCCCTCTGTGTTGGGCAAGAATACGAAAGACCCTTGCTTCGCCCTCACCTACATTACGCAGTACAAGCAGGGCCATGTGCGAGCAGTCGAGGATATTTACACCGCCGGGATTGCGCCTTGTCACATTAACTTGTTGGCTCAATTTAACGTCCGCGCCAACTTAGTCGTGCCGATCTTGCAGGGAGACCAACTGTGGGGACTACTCCTAGCTCATCACTGCTCTGGTCCTCGACGGTGGCAACCTTCCGAAATCAAGCTGGTGGAGCGACTCACGACCCAAGTGGCGATCGCGATTCAGCAATCAGAACTGTACCAACAGGTGCAACATCTCAACGCCGACTTAGAATGCCAAGTGCAGGAGCGCACGACTCAATTGCAGCGAGCGCTGGAGTATGAAGCAATGCTGAAACGGATTACCGATAAAGTTCGTGACAGCCTCGATGAGAGCCAAATCCTTGAAACGGCAATAGCAGAACTGGTTAATGTGTTGGGAGTTTCTTGCTGTGGTACCAGCCTTTATGGGGGAGAGCAGCTCTGCGCCAAGATTCCTCACGAGTACATGATGCCTAATACGGTAGGCTGCCGCTTAGTGCCAAAAGCAGTTGAATTTCCCGAAATTTATCAGCAACTTCACCAAGGACAGTATTCGCAGTTTTGCGAAATCACCCCAGCTTCCGGTCGAGGCCGCTTGGCGATGTTGGCTTGCCCAATTTTTGACGACCAAGGTGTAATTGGCGATTTGTGGCTGTTTAAGGAAAAGTATGCCGTTTTCAATGAATTAGAAATTCGCTTAGTACTTCAAGTAACAAATCAGTGTGCGATCGCCATCCGCCAAGCTCGGCTGTACCAATCTTCCCAAGCTCAAGTAGAAGCGCTCGAAAAGCTGAATCGCCTTAAGGATGAATTTCTCAGCACGGTTTCCCATGAGTTACGAACTCCAATGGCCAGTATGAAAATGGCAACTCACATGCTGGAATTATCCCTACAAAAAGAGCGCACTAAATACGCTTCGCAATCCCATCCTGAAGGGAGTAAAACCACTCGCTATCTACAAATTCTCAAAGATGAATGTGAGCGAGAAATTAATTTAATTGATGATTTGCTCGATCTGCAACGGCTGGATGCAGGCAACCAATCCTTAGAGTTAGGGGTAATTAATTTGTACAATTGGCTACCTGTAATCATTGAGCCTTTTGTAGAACAAGCAAACAATTTACAGCAAACACTCCAACTTCAGCTTCCCGATCAATTACCTTTTCTCATATCTGATGCCTCTCATTTGGAGCGAATTCTATCTGAGTTGCTCAGTAATGCTTGTAAATACACTCCTGCTCAGGAACATATCACTGTCTCAACTGTGGCTCAACCAGAAACTTTGCAGCTAACTGTAAGTAACTCTGGCGTAGAAATTCCACCCGACGAGCAAATTCGAATTTTTGACAAGTTCTACCGGATTCCTAGTTCTGACCCTTGGAAGCAACCAGGTACTGGATTGGGGTTATCTCTAGTACGTAAGCTGGTCACACATTTAGGTGGTTCAATTCAGGTGCAGAGTGATAAAAATTTAACTAATTTTATTGTTGAATTACCTCTTAATAGTCCTCTAGGACATTTTGACAATTAAAATTTTTCACAATTAGATCTCCATGTTCTTTAGTGGTTACGGGTTAGCTAATTTTCGGGAACTCTAACAAAGAATTTTAGAATTAGCTCGTATTCACAAGAAGAGTAGAAATTTATGACTACAGTTACAACAACATTTGTGCTGACAGACGAGATCAAAAAAGGTCTCGCAGACGGCACTTATGAAAGAGTAGGAGGCATGATTCGTGAAACACAGACAAAACGTACAGTTCAATGGTTGCGTGAAATTGTACCAAGCTCAATGCCTGGAATTCTCTCTGACATCGGTTCTGTTGCTAGCGTCCTTAATTTAGGAGTTTCGATCATTAATCTAGGTGTCTCAGTAATGGGATTCCAGATGGTGAGCGATCGCCTAAATCATGTCGAGAAACAGCTACAGCAAACCAAAGAAGTCCTCTTGAAATCTAATGAGCAATTAGCCGTCAAAATTAACCTGTCATTTTATGCAAATCTTCGTGCAGCGATAAGCTTGGCAGATTTTGCTTTTACAATGGCTGATCCTGATAATCGCAAAGTTTTTGCTGCTCAAGCAATTAATCGCTTCTTGGAAGCCAAGGAACATTACCTTGCATATGCCGATAGTGCAATCGAGTCTAGCAGCCGAGCTGCGGATAAGCATCTTCTAACATTATTTCTAGCCTGTATTGCTGAGGCACGTTGCCATTTAGAGCTAGGAGAGCCAACTACAGCATCTCTTTGCTTGCAAAAAGGCAATATAGTTCTTCGTCCTCGGCTTGAAAAATATATCAATATCCTGCTTACAACTAACCCTGCTGCTTACTTACATCCCTCCTTAAATGAAGAGATTGATTTATCAAGATTGACCCATGTTTATAAGTGGCTAAATCCAGAGCTAAACGAGAATTCTATATTTCAAGAGCAGCGCTCAAACTTTTTTAAGATTGCCCAAAGCA comes from the Trichocoleus sp. FACHB-46 genome and includes:
- a CDS encoding GAF domain-containing protein is translated as MSSVSPDAPLILIVDDNKTARSLLRETMEEEGYRVAEARDGEQCLTIYARLRPDIVLLDAIMPVMDGFTCCRQLKTLPGGDRTPLLVITGLDDQASVDQAFAAGATDYITKPIHWAVLRQRVRRLLQASKAMVELHQQTEWEHLMGVISQRIRQSLNLEDILNTTVVEVRQFLQTDRVSVYRFEPDWSGTIAVESVGSEWPSVLGKNTKDPCFALTYITQYKQGHVRAVEDIYTAGIAPCHINLLAQFNVRANLVVPILQGDQLWGLLLAHHCSGPRRWQPSEIKLVERLTTQVAIAIQQSELYQQVQHLNADLECQVQERTTQLQRALEYEAMLKRITDKVRDSLDESQILETAIAELVNVLGVSCCGTSLYGGEQLCAKIPHEYMMPNTVGCRLVPKAVEFPEIYQQLHQGQYSQFCEITPASGRGRLAMLACPIFDDQGVIGDLWLFKEKYAVFNELEIRLVLQVTNQCAIAIRQARLYQSSQAQVEALEKLNRLKDEFLSTVSHELRTPMASMKMATHMLELSLQKERTKYASQSHPEGSKTTRYLQILKDECEREINLIDDLLDLQRLDAGNQSLELGVINLYNWLPVIIEPFVEQANNLQQTLQLQLPDQLPFLISDASHLERILSELLSNACKYTPAQEHITVSTVAQPETLQLTVSNSGVEIPPDEQIRIFDKFYRIPSSDPWKQPGTGLGLSLVRKLVTHLGGSIQVQSDKNLTNFIVELPLNSPLGHFDN
- a CDS encoding MOSC domain-containing protein, with the protein product MSTIEVTHLFTYFIKGLTPHAGDRVSLQAGHGIPGDRGFALMYADAASMESEAEVPWMRKNNFAMQADWPGLASLTCEYDPVTSQLMVKQQGVELLAEATNTPKGRDRIGAFFTGYLAALQPTATARHPEKTPLRLVGDGNSTRYPDRDPVHISLINQASLEDLGQKLGHAVDPRRFRPNVMLTGIPAWEELSWVGKTFQLGTAQVAIAAPINRCVNVDVNPDTGMQDCSIFAALQPTLGHRQTGVLATVLQSGTVTIGDRLIEVTSS
- a CDS encoding NC domain-containing protein, with protein sequence MTTVTTTFVLTDEIKKGLADGTYERVGGMIRETQTKRTVQWLREIVPSSMPGILSDIGSVASVLNLGVSIINLGVSVMGFQMVSDRLNHVEKQLQQTKEVLLKSNEQLAVKINLSFYANLRAAISLADFAFTMADPDNRKVFAAQAINRFLEAKEHYLAYADSAIESSSRAADKHLLTLFLACIAEARCHLELGEPTTASLCLQKGNIVLRPRLEKYINILLTTNPAAYLHPSLNEEIDLSRLTHVYKWLNPELNENSIFQEQRSNFFKIAQSNDQWVRSLPDAVIEYTQFKNNGALIYSKLPKVMEKMEAMIETYRRFEAYQSEVQAIAQLGISFQEWLQLKPAEPQPEGAKLMYIMLSESLKLISVN